In Corylus avellana chromosome ca2, CavTom2PMs-1.0, the following proteins share a genomic window:
- the LOC132169086 gene encoding peroxidase 3-like produces MKIQTNILLLLVCILGILGVCRGGSLRKNFYKKTCPRAEIIVKNVTWAHVSTNPNLPARLLRLHFHDCFVMGCDASVLLNSTANNVAEKDAIPNFSLLGYDVIDDIKAKVEKECQGVVSCADIVALAARDSVSFQTLKPFNYTAAKSSGPEQISLDPEFNREVDEEEKQEQLIPSTGNSTRDLDLEFHRQTQKAIEAVEGHVCDVLDVGGPPDFHVMNGGHHIVSPIDPASHHGFPQRRDENRHQRELNFMFCAVKAFCSDIEDSEMKIQTNILLLLVCILGILGVCRGGSLRKNFYKKTCPRAEIIVKNVTWAHVSTNPNLPARLLRLHFHDCFVMGCDASVLLNSTANNVAEKDAIPNFSLLGYDVIDDIKAKVEKECQGVVSCADIVALAARDSVSFQFQKPMWEVLTGRRDGNVSQNASALANLPPPFFNVTQLMQNFASKNLNLHDLVVLSGAHTIGIGHCIALTNRLYNFTGKGDQDPSLDSTYAEILKKKCPNPNDITTTVEMDPGSFQNFDSNYYNILLQNKGLFQSDAALLKNKQAKKIVQELVSQTKFFTEFAQSMKRMGAIEVLTGTAGEIRKQCWKVNS; encoded by the exons ATGAAGATCCAGACAAACATCCTCCTCCTGTTGGTGTGCATATTGGGCATTCTTGGTGTCTGTCGAGGAGGCAGCCTGAGGAAGAATTTCTATAAGAAAACATGTCCACGCGCAGAGATTATTGTCAAGAATGTCACTTGGGCACATGTCTCCACCAATCCCAACTTGCCGGCAAGGCTGCTCAGATTGCATTTCCACGACTGTTTTGTTATG GGTTGCGATGCATcggttttattgaattcaacaGCAAATAACGTCGCAGAGAAGGACGCAATACCAAACTTTTCTTTGTTAGGTTACGATGTTATTGACGACATTAAAGCCAAAGTTGAGAAGGAATGTCAAGGAGTTGTATCTTGTGCTGATATCGTGGCTTTGGCTGCTAGAGACTCTGTTTCCTTCCAG ACGTTAAAACCTTTCAACTATACCGCAGCTAAAAGCTCAGGTCCTGAGCAAATCTCTCTAGATCCAGAATTTA ACCGAgaagttgatgaagaagaaaagcaagaGCAATTGATACCTAGCACTGGGAACTCGACCCGGGATCTCGACCTCGAATTCCACAGGCAGACCCAGAAAGCCATTGAAGCGGTCGAAGGTCACGTGTGTGATGTGCTGGACGTTGGTGGGCCACCCGATTTCCATGTGATGAACGGTGGACATCACATCGTCTCCCCTATCGACCCGGCAAGCCACCATGGATTTCCTCAGCGCCGCGACGAGAACCGCCACCAGCGAGAGCTG AACTTTATGTTTTGTGCTGTAAAAGCTTTTTGCTCTGATAT AGAGGATTCTGAAATGAAGATCCAGACAAACATCCTCCTCCTGTTGGTGTGCATATTGGGCATTCTTGGTGTCTGTCGAGGAGGCAGCCTGAGGAAGAATTTCTATAAGAAAACATGTCCACGCGCAGAGATTATTGTCAAGAATGTCACTTGGGCACATGTCTCCACCAATCCCAACTTGCCGGCAAGGCTGCTCAGATTGCATTTCCACGACTGTTTTGTTATG GGTTGCGATGCATcggttttattgaattcaacaGCAAATAACGTCGCAGAGAAGGACGCAATACCAAACTTTTCTTTGTTAGGTTACGATGTTATTGACGACATTAAAGCCAAAGTTGAGAAGGAATGTCAAGGAGTTGTATCTTGTGCTGATATCGTGGCTTTGGCTGCTAGAGACTCTGTTTCCTTCCAG TTCCAAAAACCAATGTGGGAAGTGCTTACAGGAAGAAGAGATGGCAATGTTTCACAAAACGCATCAGCCTTAGCAAACCTTCCACCACCTTTCTTTAACGTCACCCAGCTCATGCAAAACTTTGCCAGCAAAAATCTTAACTTGCATGACCTCGTCGTATTATCAG gtgCGCACACTATTGGAATAGGTCATTGCATAGCGCTCACCAACAGGCTCTACAATTTCACTGGGAAAGGTGACCAAGACCCTTCTCTGGACTCCACCTATGCCgaaatattgaagaaaaaatgcCCCAACCccaatgacataacaacaacaGTAGAAATGGACCCCGGAAGCTTTCAAAACTTTGACAGCAACTACTACAATATCCTTCTGCAGAATAAGGGTCTCTTCCAATCCGACGCGGCTCTTTTGAAAAACAAGCAGGCCAAAAAAATTGTCCAAGAACTGGTTAGCCAAACCAAGTTCTTCACAGAATTTGCACAGTCAATGAAGCGAATGGGAGCCATTGAGGTCCTTACTGGAACTGCTGGGGAGATTAGGAAGCAATGTTGGAAGGTCAATTCTTAA
- the LOC132170573 gene encoding rho GTPase-activating protein 2 isoform X2 translates to MTGLVMVTKGGGCGGKGGKGGKSSEEEQNQLSLVAVLVAALRKSMVACRVDRGDDVMSTVHHMEIGWPTNVQHITHVTFDRFNGFLGLPVEFEVEIPGRVPSASASVFGVSAESMQCSYDSAGNSVPTILLLMQERLYSQGGLKAEGIFRINPENSQEERVRDQLNRGIVPDNIDVHCLAGLIKAWFRELPSGVLDGLSPEQVLQCNTEEESVELVKQLKPTETALLNWAVDLMADVVEEEESNKMNARNIAMVFAPNMTQMSDPLTALMHAVQVMNLLKTLIMKTLRDREESVTGGYSPMSSRSSNQEIDEDFDSQQEMDMSGELREPTSDNDDNSAPHNLSSEDEDEVKSLGEIEESFLRQLDENNNTTNSLSEEPENDLQLEHASPSSCMGSNVESGISGVSFTESKNGKSSSSSSDVEEDMGTSLIDVGSKVDEESPSTGCASTNDLEMMDKLESISPMPLLTST, encoded by the exons atgaCGGGGCTCGTGATGGTGACGAAGGGAGGTGGGTGTGGTGGGAAGGGGGGGAAGGGAGGGAAGAGCTCGGAGGAAGAGCAAAACCAGCTCTCGCTGGTGGCGGTTCTCGTCGCGGCGCTGAGGAAATCCATGGTGGCTTGCCGGGTCGATAGGGGAGACGATGTGATGTCCACCGTTCATCACATGGAAATCGGGTGGCCCACCAACGTCCAGCACATCACACACGTGACCTTCGACCGCTTCAATGGCTTTCTGGGTCTGCCTGTGGAATTCGAGGTCGAGATCCCGGGTCGAGTTCCCAGTGCTAG TGCAAGCGTGTTTGGAGTCTCAGCAGAATCAATGCAATGCTCATATGATTCAGCGGGAAATAGTGTACCCACTATACTCCTGCTAATGCAGGAGCGCTTATACTCTCAAGGAGGTCTAAAG gCAGAAGGAATTTTCAGGATAAACCCAGAGAATAGCCAAGAGGAGCGTGTAAGGGATCAGCTGAATAGGGGCATTGTGCCTGACAATATTGATGTCCATTGCTTAGCGGGGCTTATTAAAGCCTGGTTCCGAGAGCTTCCTTCAGGAGTCCTTGACGGACTTTCTCCTGAACAAGTTCTCCAATGCAACACTGAAGAAGAATCTGTCGAGCTTGTGAAGCAGCTAAAGCCAACTGAAACTGCATTGCTCAATTGGGCTGTTGATCTTATGGCTGATGTTGTTGAAGAAGAGGAATCTAACAAAATGAATGCCAGAAACATTGCCATGGTTTTTGCTCCAAATATGACTCAG aTGTCTGATCCATTGACGGCTCTAATGCATGCTGTTCAAGTAATGAACTTGCTCAAGACCCTGATTATGAAAACACTAAGAGATCGTGAAGAATCTGTCACCGGAGGATATTCACCTATGTCATCCCGTTCATCTAATCAGGAAATTGATGAGGATTTTGACAGTCAGCAAGAGATGGATATGAGCGGTGAATTGAGAGAACCGACGTCAGATAATGATGATAACTCCGCCCCTCATAACCTCAGCagtgaagatgaagatgaggtGAAGTCACTGGGTGAGATAGAAGAAAGCTTCCTAAGGCAATTGGATGAGAACAATAACACTACAAATAGTCTCTCTGAAGAACCAGAAAATGATTTGCAGTTAGAGCATGCAAGTCCCTCAAGTTGCATGGGCTCCAATGTGGAATCTGGTATCAGTGGCGTGTCATTCACGGAAAGCAAAAATGGGAAATCCAGCTCGAGTTCAAGTGACGTGGAAGAAGACATGGGGACCAGTCTGATTGATGTGGGATCAAAGGTTGATGAAGAGAGCCCATCAACAGGATGTGCAAGCACCAATGATTTAGAGATGATGGATAAATTGGAGTCCATTTCGCCGATGCCGTTGTTGACGTCTACATAA
- the LOC132170573 gene encoding rho GTPase-activating protein 2 isoform X1, with translation MTGLVMVTKGGGCGGKGGKGGKSSEEEQNQLSLVAVLVAALRKSMVACRVDRGDDVMSTVHHMEIGWPTNVQHITHVTFDRFNGFLGLPVEFEVEIPGRVPSARFCSASVFGVSAESMQCSYDSAGNSVPTILLLMQERLYSQGGLKAEGIFRINPENSQEERVRDQLNRGIVPDNIDVHCLAGLIKAWFRELPSGVLDGLSPEQVLQCNTEEESVELVKQLKPTETALLNWAVDLMADVVEEEESNKMNARNIAMVFAPNMTQMSDPLTALMHAVQVMNLLKTLIMKTLRDREESVTGGYSPMSSRSSNQEIDEDFDSQQEMDMSGELREPTSDNDDNSAPHNLSSEDEDEVKSLGEIEESFLRQLDENNNTTNSLSEEPENDLQLEHASPSSCMGSNVESGISGVSFTESKNGKSSSSSSDVEEDMGTSLIDVGSKVDEESPSTGCASTNDLEMMDKLESISPMPLLTST, from the exons atgaCGGGGCTCGTGATGGTGACGAAGGGAGGTGGGTGTGGTGGGAAGGGGGGGAAGGGAGGGAAGAGCTCGGAGGAAGAGCAAAACCAGCTCTCGCTGGTGGCGGTTCTCGTCGCGGCGCTGAGGAAATCCATGGTGGCTTGCCGGGTCGATAGGGGAGACGATGTGATGTCCACCGTTCATCACATGGAAATCGGGTGGCCCACCAACGTCCAGCACATCACACACGTGACCTTCGACCGCTTCAATGGCTTTCTGGGTCTGCCTGTGGAATTCGAGGTCGAGATCCCGGGTCGAGTTCCCAGTGCTAG ATTTTGTAGTGCAAGCGTGTTTGGAGTCTCAGCAGAATCAATGCAATGCTCATATGATTCAGCGGGAAATAGTGTACCCACTATACTCCTGCTAATGCAGGAGCGCTTATACTCTCAAGGAGGTCTAAAG gCAGAAGGAATTTTCAGGATAAACCCAGAGAATAGCCAAGAGGAGCGTGTAAGGGATCAGCTGAATAGGGGCATTGTGCCTGACAATATTGATGTCCATTGCTTAGCGGGGCTTATTAAAGCCTGGTTCCGAGAGCTTCCTTCAGGAGTCCTTGACGGACTTTCTCCTGAACAAGTTCTCCAATGCAACACTGAAGAAGAATCTGTCGAGCTTGTGAAGCAGCTAAAGCCAACTGAAACTGCATTGCTCAATTGGGCTGTTGATCTTATGGCTGATGTTGTTGAAGAAGAGGAATCTAACAAAATGAATGCCAGAAACATTGCCATGGTTTTTGCTCCAAATATGACTCAG aTGTCTGATCCATTGACGGCTCTAATGCATGCTGTTCAAGTAATGAACTTGCTCAAGACCCTGATTATGAAAACACTAAGAGATCGTGAAGAATCTGTCACCGGAGGATATTCACCTATGTCATCCCGTTCATCTAATCAGGAAATTGATGAGGATTTTGACAGTCAGCAAGAGATGGATATGAGCGGTGAATTGAGAGAACCGACGTCAGATAATGATGATAACTCCGCCCCTCATAACCTCAGCagtgaagatgaagatgaggtGAAGTCACTGGGTGAGATAGAAGAAAGCTTCCTAAGGCAATTGGATGAGAACAATAACACTACAAATAGTCTCTCTGAAGAACCAGAAAATGATTTGCAGTTAGAGCATGCAAGTCCCTCAAGTTGCATGGGCTCCAATGTGGAATCTGGTATCAGTGGCGTGTCATTCACGGAAAGCAAAAATGGGAAATCCAGCTCGAGTTCAAGTGACGTGGAAGAAGACATGGGGACCAGTCTGATTGATGTGGGATCAAAGGTTGATGAAGAGAGCCCATCAACAGGATGTGCAAGCACCAATGATTTAGAGATGATGGATAAATTGGAGTCCATTTCGCCGATGCCGTTGTTGACGTCTACATAA
- the LOC132169087 gene encoding uncharacterized protein LOC132169087, with amino-acid sequence MGDSEEDCDIHHHPIMGDDQGDIAAMVMADDDAESCSYDSFDSLRVDDDLDDCHHLDLLQASVNDDDDDDAKSRRKSSVSVDSSDEFMDEAEKNRLFWEACLAS; translated from the exons ATGGGGGATTCTGAAGAGGATTGTGATATTCATCATCATCCCATCATGGGTGATGATCAGGGTGACATTGCTGCTATGGTAATGGCAGATGATGATGCAGAGTCATGCAGCTATGATTCCTTTGATTCTCTTAGAGTTGATGATGACCTCGACGATTGTCATCATCTTGATCTTCTTCAAGCTTCTgtcaatgatgatgatgatgatgatg CTAAAAGCCGTCGGAAATCAAGTGTTTCTGTTGATTCAAGTGACGAGTTCATGGATGAGGCGGAGAAGAACAGGCTGTTTTGGGAGGCATGCTTGGCATCATAG